One Peromyscus leucopus breed LL Stock chromosome 2, UCI_PerLeu_2.1, whole genome shotgun sequence DNA window includes the following coding sequences:
- the LOC114684307 gene encoding LOW QUALITY PROTEIN: ubiquitin recognition factor in ER-associated degradation protein 1-like (The sequence of the model RefSeq protein was modified relative to this genomic sequence to represent the inferred CDS: inserted 2 bases in 1 codon), which yields MFSFNMFDHPIPRVLQNRFSTQYRCFSVSMLAGPNDRSDVEKGGKIIMPPSALHQLSRLNITYPMLFKLTNKNSDRMTHCGLLEFVADEGICYLPHWMMQNLLLEEGGLVQVESVNLQVATYSKFQPQSPDFLDITNPKAVLENALRNFACLTTGDVITINYNEKIYELWVMETKPDKAVSIIECDMNVDFDAPLGYKEPERPVQHEESIEGEADHSAFSGSGNRLDGKEKGVEPSPSTIKPGDIXRGIPNYEFKLGKITFIRNSRPLVKKVEEVEAGGRFVAFSGEGQSLRKKGRKP from the exons ATGTTCTCCTTCAACATGTTTGATCATCCGATTCCCCGGGTCCTCCAAAACCGCTTCTCCACGCAGTACCGCTGCTTCTCTGTGTCCATGCTCGCAGGGCCTAATGACAGGTCAGAtgtggagaaaggagggaagataATTATGCCGCCCTCAGCCCTCCATCAGCTCAGCCGGCTCAACATTACCTATCCTATGCTGTTTAAACTGACCAATAAGAATTCAGACCGAATGACACACTGTGGTTTACTGGAGTTTGTTGCTGATGAAGGCATCTGTTACCTCCCCCACTGGATGATGCAGAATTTGCTGTTGGAAGAGGGGGGCCTGGTTCAGGTGGAGAGTGTCAACCTTCAGGTGGCTACCTACTCTAAGTTCCAGCCTCAGAGCCCGGACTTCCTGGATATCACCAACCCTAAAGCAGTATTAGAAAATGCATTGAGAAACTTTGCCTGTCTGACCACTGGAGATGTGATTACTATCAACTACAATGAGAAGATCTATGAACTGTGGGTGATGGAGACCAAACCTGACAAGGCTGTGTCCATTATTGAATGTGACATGAATGTGGATTTTGATGCTCCCTTGGGCTACAAAGAACCAGAAAGACCAGTACAGCATGAGGAGTCAATAGAGGGAGAAGCTGACCACAGTGCCTTCTCTGGTTCTGGGAATAGACTggatggaaaggagaaaggggttGAGCCCAGTCCCTCCACCATCAAGCCTGGAGACAT GAGAGGGATTCCTAATTATGAATTTAAGCTTGGTAAGATCACTTTCATCAGAAATTCACGTCCATTGGTCAAAAAGGTTGAAGAGGTTGAAGCTGGGGGCAGGTTTGTTGCTTTCTCTGGAGAAGGACAGTCGCTgcggaagaaggggagaaagccTTAA